One bacterium genomic region harbors:
- a CDS encoding HAD-IA family hydrolase — protein sequence MIKIELLIFDLDGTLVDSLKDIAQSVNFTLQQLEIQSLPEKQIQSYVGDGISLLLSRCLQTQCEPNESLLKEALGIYEKHHMDHCLDYSKLYPDVEAVLSHFQNKNKIIISNKPENFTKKVVQGLGIAHYFDIILGGDSLQEKKPSPFPVLFALNKLRKAPRSAVMIGDGHQDIACGKAAGIWTCGVTYGFRSKDAVADADFIVDQLNKIKSIFN from the coding sequence GTGATAAAAATCGAATTACTGATCTTTGATCTGGACGGGACACTGGTTGACTCCCTCAAGGATATTGCGCAGTCGGTGAATTTCACGCTACAACAGCTTGAAATTCAGTCGCTTCCTGAAAAACAAATTCAATCTTACGTTGGTGATGGAATCTCACTGTTACTTTCCCGGTGTCTGCAGACCCAGTGCGAACCCAATGAGTCTTTGCTGAAGGAAGCTTTGGGCATATACGAAAAGCATCATATGGATCATTGCCTGGATTATTCCAAATTGTATCCTGATGTTGAAGCCGTGTTGTCCCATTTTCAAAATAAAAATAAGATCATCATCAGCAATAAACCTGAAAATTTCACAAAAAAAGTTGTTCAAGGACTCGGCATTGCTCATTATTTCGACATCATTTTAGGCGGTGATAGCCTTCAAGAAAAAAAGCCAAGCCCCTTCCCTGTTTTATTTGCATTGAATAAGCTCCGAAAAGCGCCTCGTAGCGCTGTTATGATTGGTGACGGTCATCAGGATATTGCGTGCGGCAAAGCCGCTGGAATCTGGACATGCGGCGTCACCTACGGCTTTCGTTCAAAAGATGCGGTTGCAGACGCTGATTTCATCGTTGATCAATTGAACAAAATTAAATCCATTTTTAACTGA
- a CDS encoding DUF58 domain-containing protein, whose amino-acid sequence MNSVNTKDILKRVRRIEIKTRGLVNNVFSGEYHTVFKGRGMSFSEVREYQFGDEIRFIDWNVSARMERPYVKIFEEEREQTLMILFDASASGNFGTFRQMKRELMVEMAALVAFSAIKNNDKVGLLIFTDQIEKFIPPKKGKSHVLRLIREILGFTPTHKGTNIGAALEYTRHVLNRRSIVFLMSDFVDDQFEKPLRTVAKKHDLIGIRVFDRREREIPNVGLMTLQDEESGERIDVDTTSTVVREHLRKNVQEWTKKQDTLFRKSRVDLIDVSTGSDFVESLIRFFETREKRMRHG is encoded by the coding sequence ATGAATTCCGTCAACACCAAAGATATTTTAAAAAGAGTGCGCCGGATCGAAATTAAAACGCGCGGCTTGGTCAATAACGTTTTCAGCGGCGAATACCATACTGTTTTCAAAGGCCGGGGCATGTCATTTTCCGAAGTGCGTGAATATCAATTCGGGGACGAAATCCGGTTTATCGACTGGAATGTGTCAGCGCGTATGGAACGGCCATATGTAAAAATCTTCGAAGAAGAACGTGAACAAACGTTGATGATTCTCTTCGATGCCAGTGCATCGGGCAATTTTGGAACGTTCCGCCAGATGAAAAGAGAATTAATGGTTGAAATGGCGGCTCTCGTCGCCTTCAGCGCAATTAAAAATAACGATAAAGTCGGATTGCTGATATTTACCGACCAGATTGAAAAATTCATTCCGCCAAAAAAAGGAAAATCCCATGTTTTACGATTGATCCGCGAAATCCTTGGATTTACACCCACTCATAAAGGCACGAATATCGGGGCCGCGCTGGAATATACCCGACACGTGCTGAACCGAAGGAGCATCGTATTTCTCATGAGCGATTTTGTTGACGATCAATTTGAAAAGCCGTTGCGTACCGTTGCCAAAAAACACGACTTGATCGGTATTCGTGTATTTGACCGACGGGAAAGAGAAATACCGAATGTCGGGCTCATGACATTGCAAGATGAAGAATCGGGTGAAAGGATTGACGTCGACACTACATCGACCGTTGTTAGAGAACACTTGAGAAAAAACGTACAAGAATGGACAAAAAAACAAGATACCCTTTTTCGTAAAAGCCGGGTCGATTTGATAGACGTCTCAACAGGCTCAGATTTTGTGGAATCCCTGATCCGGTTTTTTGAAACACGCGAAAAAAGAATGCGGCACGGCTAA
- a CDS encoding response regulator: MDLVYNRARDLRDKVESVMLKKIEWQILFSVDGKRSVSQIANKVQRDENFVGQILQSLAGKQLVIGGGATTPAKDNGVETKKAETKKKETKKEEPKVEKVKEPEPVKKETKPVVEKKAEAFDLQSVMTEEPKPTATPVVKQPAASAAKSGGKKILVVDDSIVIQKMVEIALENEQFQLNAAMKGEDAVRLAKENQPSLILLDIMLPDMSGLDVMKAIRALGAPFDAVPIVILSGKDSPQDKDAALNNGANDFLTKPFHDEDLLAKVHEYLG; the protein is encoded by the coding sequence GTGGATTTAGTCTATAACAGGGCGAGAGACTTGCGTGATAAAGTTGAATCCGTGATGTTAAAGAAAATCGAATGGCAAATTCTCTTCTCCGTGGATGGTAAACGTTCCGTGTCACAAATCGCCAATAAAGTCCAGCGCGATGAAAATTTTGTTGGACAGATATTGCAATCGCTGGCTGGCAAACAGCTTGTCATCGGCGGCGGAGCTACAACTCCGGCTAAAGACAATGGGGTTGAAACCAAGAAAGCCGAAACCAAGAAAAAAGAGACTAAAAAAGAAGAACCCAAAGTCGAAAAAGTAAAAGAACCGGAACCGGTTAAAAAAGAAACCAAACCGGTTGTTGAAAAGAAGGCGGAAGCATTCGATCTCCAGTCGGTAATGACGGAAGAACCTAAACCGACAGCTACACCGGTCGTGAAACAACCGGCGGCTTCGGCAGCAAAATCCGGCGGTAAAAAGATTCTGGTTGTTGACGACAGTATTGTCATTCAAAAAATGGTCGAAATTGCGCTTGAAAACGAACAGTTCCAACTGAATGCGGCAATGAAAGGCGAAGATGCCGTTCGTTTAGCCAAAGAAAATCAACCGAGCTTGATCCTGTTGGATATCATGCTGCCGGATATGAGCGGACTGGACGTTATGAAAGCTATTCGCGCGCTCGGCGCTCCGTTTGATGCCGTGCCGATCGTTATTCTCAGCGGTAAAGATTCACCGCAAGATAAAGATGCGGCTTTAAATAACGGCGCGAACGATTTCCTTACCAAGCCTTTTCACGATGAAGATCTTCTGGCTAAGGTGCATGAATACCTCGGATAA
- a CDS encoding Hpt domain-containing protein produces MAAVSKTKKIVDFYLPELLNHFRSMSEHRFSPINFSIIKKIILSVINASDRMERIDQLKNSPSLTPFFQFLQQILEMAEKEEVKISQLIANIESDSEKLYNLFTQILPAHVDLNAMETELQTIGITIDLNYLKKTYLSKTEEKVTVAPKPVITKTETPKPAKKPIPTEFGKVDDMIGFLNARGKKTSEKKEPVPFDEVIDMTAAAVKQVFGKKVAPKIDNETMIAFREEVSSYSKMIEDSLSRLRRQNDRSALRDIQQSSRALITASKLLKFKVLTDTCQSMMTVYTEAIGKELAATSELIDLTGETMHALKTFAETQQLTEENFLALSRQFSQFKFGSAVPTPSKEIEKTQSEVQSKTEEKPKVIEKTKTEEKPVVAVESKSDEKQTAGDLSWMDSMQNVISQNFPKTSAMTTEIPEPVKETPKIETKEEEHETTVKLDLPPETPKTVPIVRKKPATPTEQNVLEPEKLLDMMASHDPDVDLTQMKMPSFIEKMSVEPEDIVATAAPKTKKKKSVTKTEKTVIKEAPKVSETQEIKKAEKTEVKSPIQSEPTESDGLLREMFTEMDAEILEIFEQEAGSYFKMFDKSIEKLRTNLKDDNAIKDLERASHSLKSSSRMLGFEKISGLAACIELITERFFENEIVLDASMLQLLYDIVIALKQLFNRAAVDALSIAERLVALERTLSTPDIFMRNLPSLKAGASKPVTEKAVKTPETPIPEKNEVKEVKEEDQESGKDYFASTGVDEEIVQIFKEEAGTYIKSISNAVVSLNKDINNLTVMRDIEKSAHSLRSSAKMLGFLKISNLARPIEVLAERINKGKAQIDPGMIALFDESSTVLKTLVAGTDVPVDDVLDRLSAAEKQPVSTADKPIKKESEAVVKSKKIKKEPKTSPKAFTDIQLDSDPILKRLVTGENELLSEMAESSHSLK; encoded by the coding sequence ATGGCGGCTGTAAGCAAAACAAAAAAAATCGTCGACTTCTATTTGCCGGAATTGCTCAATCATTTCCGGAGCATGAGCGAACATCGTTTTTCTCCGATCAATTTCAGTATCATCAAAAAAATTATCCTGTCGGTTATCAATGCATCTGACCGGATGGAGCGCATTGATCAACTGAAAAATTCCCCTTCCCTCACTCCTTTCTTTCAATTCCTCCAGCAAATCCTGGAAATGGCTGAAAAAGAAGAAGTCAAAATCAGCCAGCTCATTGCCAATATTGAAAGTGATTCAGAAAAATTATACAACCTATTTACTCAAATCCTTCCGGCGCATGTTGATCTTAATGCCATGGAGACGGAGCTGCAAACGATTGGCATTACGATTGACCTGAATTATCTCAAAAAAACATACCTGTCAAAAACCGAAGAAAAAGTAACAGTTGCTCCCAAGCCGGTTATTACAAAAACTGAAACTCCAAAACCGGCTAAAAAGCCAATTCCAACTGAATTTGGTAAAGTCGATGATATGATTGGGTTCCTAAATGCGCGCGGGAAAAAAACTTCCGAGAAAAAGGAACCGGTTCCTTTTGATGAAGTCATTGACATGACGGCAGCAGCGGTCAAACAAGTTTTCGGGAAAAAAGTCGCACCGAAAATCGATAACGAAACGATGATTGCATTCCGGGAAGAAGTATCGTCGTATTCCAAAATGATTGAAGACAGTTTGAGCCGGTTACGCCGCCAAAACGATCGCTCGGCGCTCAGAGACATTCAGCAGTCCTCTCGCGCGCTCATTACGGCATCAAAACTGCTTAAATTCAAAGTGTTGACGGACACTTGTCAATCCATGATGACCGTATATACCGAAGCCATAGGAAAAGAATTGGCCGCAACGTCCGAACTTATTGATCTAACGGGCGAGACTATGCACGCATTAAAAACATTTGCTGAAACACAACAACTGACTGAAGAAAATTTCCTGGCTTTATCACGACAATTCTCGCAATTTAAATTTGGCTCCGCTGTTCCTACACCGTCTAAAGAAATAGAAAAAACTCAGAGCGAAGTACAATCGAAAACTGAAGAAAAGCCGAAGGTCATAGAAAAAACCAAGACTGAAGAAAAACCTGTCGTCGCAGTAGAATCAAAATCGGATGAAAAACAGACCGCTGGGGATTTGTCATGGATGGACTCGATGCAAAACGTCATCAGTCAGAATTTTCCGAAAACATCAGCAATGACAACGGAAATTCCTGAACCGGTCAAAGAAACTCCTAAAATTGAAACGAAAGAAGAAGAACACGAAACTACCGTTAAGCTTGATTTACCGCCAGAAACCCCAAAGACCGTCCCTATTGTACGAAAAAAACCGGCTACACCCACCGAACAAAACGTATTGGAGCCGGAAAAGCTTTTGGATATGATGGCCTCGCATGATCCGGACGTTGATTTGACACAGATGAAGATGCCGAGTTTTATTGAAAAAATGAGCGTTGAACCGGAAGATATTGTTGCTACGGCGGCGCCCAAAACTAAAAAGAAAAAATCAGTAACAAAAACCGAAAAAACTGTAATCAAAGAGGCCCCGAAAGTTTCTGAGACACAGGAAATTAAAAAAGCCGAAAAAACGGAAGTTAAATCCCCAATTCAATCAGAACCAACAGAATCAGATGGTTTGCTTCGTGAAATGTTTACAGAAATGGATGCTGAAATTCTTGAAATTTTTGAACAAGAAGCCGGCAGTTATTTCAAAATGTTCGATAAATCCATTGAAAAGCTACGTACCAATCTTAAAGACGACAATGCAATCAAAGACCTCGAACGCGCCAGTCACAGTTTGAAAAGTTCGTCTCGTATGCTTGGCTTCGAAAAAATATCCGGACTCGCAGCATGTATCGAATTAATTACGGAAAGATTTTTCGAGAATGAAATTGTTCTCGATGCGTCGATGCTGCAACTTTTATATGACATTGTGATCGCACTCAAGCAGTTATTCAATCGCGCGGCGGTTGACGCATTGTCCATTGCCGAAAGGCTTGTTGCGTTGGAACGAACTTTATCAACACCGGATATTTTCATGCGCAATTTACCCAGTCTCAAAGCGGGTGCATCTAAACCGGTAACAGAAAAAGCTGTTAAAACCCCTGAGACTCCGATTCCCGAAAAAAATGAGGTCAAAGAAGTCAAAGAAGAAGATCAAGAATCTGGAAAAGATTATTTTGCATCGACCGGTGTCGATGAAGAGATCGTTCAAATCTTCAAAGAAGAGGCCGGCACTTACATTAAATCGATCAGTAATGCAGTCGTGTCTTTGAATAAAGATATCAATAACCTGACTGTAATGCGTGATATTGAAAAATCGGCGCATAGTTTACGCAGTTCGGCGAAAATGCTCGGATTCCTGAAAATCAGCAATCTTGCCCGACCGATTGAAGTATTGGCCGAACGAATTAATAAAGGAAAAGCACAAATCGACCCCGGAATGATTGCTTTATTCGATGAATCGTCTACAGTACTAAAAACCCTCGTCGCTGGCACGGACGTACCCGTTGACGACGTACTGGATCGATTATCAGCTGCAGAAAAGCAACCTGTGAGTACTGCCGATAAGCCCATTAAAAAAGAAAGCGAGGCAGTTGTGAAAAGTAAAAAGATCAAAAAAGAGCCTAAGACTTCACCCAAAGCTTTCACCGATATCCAATTAGATTCCGACCCGATACTCAAACGGCTTGTAACGGGAGAAAATGAATTGCTAAGCGAAATGGCTGAGTCCAGTCATTCGTTAAAATAG